TTTGGTAACATCCCATGACTCGTATTCCTCAAATGATATGGCTTGAAGGTAGAGGTCCAATGTGAGATCGATGATCTTAGCTTGGGAGATAGCTTCTTGGCTCCAAAGGTGAAGGGTATTATCGGAGGGAGATTTGTTTACGTTCTCATCTACAATAAGTTGACAGCCGGTCAAAAACGTTTTTCGATAAAAGTCGTCTTGGTTGTATGACAGTGCCACACCTTGACGACTGACGACGTTCGTTAGAGATTGCCAGTCCTGTCCCCTCCGCAACTCGTATGTTCCCATGTTGGTTTTTAGTGAGATAGGAGCGCTGTGGCCCCGGCATTGGTATTTGTATCGGATATCTAGGGATACTTCAAAATCTTCTGTAGCAGGGATAGAGAAGGGCTGAAGAGAGCAGCCGGTAAGGGTTCTACCTGAGTCGAAGTCACACTGGATTAAATTGGCAGATGCCTGCGCTGATGGTCCTAGGCTGACCAGAGCAGCGGTAGTTAAGAAAATTTTTTGGTATTTTTTCTGAAACATGAGAACTCCAGTTGTTTGTCGTTGTCACTATTTATGGAGATAAAAGCAAAGTCCATTCCAAAAGATGATTTTTGATCGAGAATAATAGAATTGGCTTTATATGGGGGTTTATTGCTTAGAAAGCCTTGAGCTGATTAAAGTCAAGAGAGGCTGTTCAAATTTTTGAAATCGACCTTGTTCAAAATACCGAACAAAAGGTTCTCGATCTTGCACGGTGAATAATAAAAAGGCGAGTCTTCTTTAGACTCGCCTGTGTTGGAAGTGAAGCTCTATGGGCTAGTTTTCTAGGGGTGTGAATTCAATACCAGTGGTTCGCTCCATCACTTGAACTTGATCAACGGTATCTGTTACCCAGACGTTGTTCGTTCTTTTGAAGTTAGACACTGTTTCCTTGCGACCAAAGATACTATCGAGCCCGCCTATGATCCAGCTGCCGACACGGCAGTAGCTGTACCAACGACACCATGAGTTGTTTCTCATAGAGCTTGAGATCGCGCCAGCACCAGTTTCTTTTGGCATCTCCATCAATGGGGGAGGAGTCATGGTCTTGTTCACCTGAACCATGGCTAATTGAGTCATTGCTCGCTCGATCAGACCAAGTTTTACGTCACGAGAAATCTGCTCTTGCTCAGCAGGTGTATAGTTGAACTCAGGATCATTCGCATCGAATTTTATGGTGAACCAATCGCTAGAATTGCCATCTTCGATGATACTATGAATATTCTTGGCGCTGAAGAAGCCTCCTTTCTTCTTTTTCTTCTCAACACGTTTCACAAACTGTGAAAGATTATAACGAGCAGTATACTTACGTCTCGTTTTGATAGGGTAAGTGTAGAGCGCGTTTACGACAAGGTAAGAGCTAAGTTCATCATGGTTGATGGTATCTGAACGAGGAGTATTAGGGCCTTCTGGGAAATATGGGCAGGCGCCGATGTTACTAAGAGTGATTTGACCACTGAAGCCTGCATCTCCAGGGCCTAGGAATGGCTTGGGCTGGGGGAGAGTCTCTTCACTAAGAGGCTCTATGGGAGTTTCACCCGAAGGAAAGGCTGCATGATCTTGTGTGGAACCTGGGATGCTCGCGTGAAGCAGAACAGGCAATGGATTGTCAGTGCCATCGATAAATGACGACGATGCTACTCGCGCCGAAATCAAAGGAACTTTGGTGAAGAATAGGCCAGAATCTCTGTTGAGATCCCGGTATTCGTTTTGAATCTGGGCCCAACGAACCCGGTAGGACAGTTGTCCATCAAGGGCGCGCATGGGAGCATATTCTTTATAAAACTCAGCTCGTCGTGTCTCAAGATCATAGAGGCGATCGAGAAGAGCAAAGAGAGGGTCCAAGGATTCAGCTAGGGAATCCGTTAAGCGCTTTACATCGCGATCAGCAATGTCAAATGCTGTTTCAGCATCGCGAAGTTCTGCTAAGATCGGATTGTAGGTACCTGTGATAAATTGAACCAAATCATTCTTGACAGCTTCAACAGCTTGCGCTTCAGCGTTGCAGTCTTCTGGACTGTTTATCAAGGTACAAGTGTTGTAGTTTTGCTTTGCTGTAACAAGCTCATTTTTCTTCTGAGATAGTTGCATCTCAGCGTCGTCAAAACGTCTCTTCTTGTCTTGATAGTTGGCGTCAGCAAGATCACGAACCTTACGCAATTCATTGAGCCGTTCTTCTTGAGGCTCGAAATCGGCTATCATCCCTTCAATAGTATCTGCTGTTCTTTTGATCGATCCAGAGATAGATGAAGAGGTTTCAGCAAGCTCTAAGACAGCGGGGCAAAATCCTAGATTTGCAGTCCTTGCAAAGTTTGATAGTGATACAGTGCCTGTTTCTGGTGGTAGAACATAGGCTGTACGACAGTCCTCATCAAAGAGAACGCCTTGAGCATTGTCAGGATGGACAATGCCATCAGCCTTGTTCGCACAATTGTTTGATTGATAAGGAATCGCTGAAGCACTGCTTGCAAGCAGCACTCCACCAGCAATTCCCAAAAGTCGATGTTTCATTGAGACCATAATTTTCCCTTTCAATGAGATGATCTTGAATTGCACATTGCAACAGTGATGTGTTGCGAGTCATGCCAAACCCAGAAAACATTGGGAGTAGGCTTGAATTGTATTGAGTCTTTAGCAAGTCACATGCCATGAATAAAACCAGCTTCGATGTAAAGTCGTGGCCTTGATTTTCGTGACTATCTAAATCTAAAGGGTTCGATTTATATCTCTGATTAAGGTCTAGTCATGACCATTGTTCAGAATTCGGGATATTTATAACCGAATTTAGAACTTCATTTTGACCAGACAAGGTTTCGTAGCGGAAAAAGAGGGGCTAGAGGGCCTATGATTTTTGGTACGAGATTTGCTGACTCTGTGGTGCTCGCTCAATTGAATTTTAACGGAACAAAGGAAATTCGTCGATGAAACATAAAGCCGGAGTGATTGCTTTATTAGGATTTGGCTTGATCGCCATAGCCTTTTATTTGAGCCAAAAAATCGTTCAGCAGAAATCACCAGCAGAACAACAGCTCCATCGGGAAAATGAAGAAGCTGTGTCAACCGCGCCAGTGAGTGTTGAAGTAGAAGAAGTGAGGAGTATAGAGCCTACTGAAGATCTCGAAAACGAGAGCGCCAGAATCCAGGAAACTTGGGCTTCGATCCCCACAATGGATACCGAAGAGCTGAAAGAGGAGCTGCAGTCTCATGAGGAAGAGATTGAGCGAGATGATGTTATCAAAAGACTGAATCTAGACGGTGAAGTAGCATCTAAAGAACGCGAGTACTATGGGCGTAAGTTCAAGAGAATGTCAGATCTCAGGGTTGCGATAACGAATAGAGATCTTGAAGGAATCAAAGCAGATCTTGCCGCACATAAACTTAAACTTCAAAATCAGAATGAAGATTAGAGTCGGTAACGACAAAAAAATGAAAAACACATCGAATACTTGATGTGCAATAAAATATTATCAACGTAAGGAAATTGATCGATGAAGAATAGCAAAATACGAGGATTTCTAGCTATATTAGGAACTCTCGCGGCAGGTTCAGGGCTGGCCACACCTAAATTAATTGAAGTAAAATTATCTCCTAGTGTTAAGTTGAATGCGATGGTCGAAGACTCTGGACTCTTTTCTATAGTTGACTATCCTAATATACTTGATGGTACATTCAGCCTGAATCTTATTGGTAGTACATTTGGTAACAACTTGGATGACGGTACTTGCAGTGCTGTTGGAACTCAGGTTCGGATGTTGGACCTGCTTCCCCATCGCCGTGCCGAAATCATGAGAAAGCTTCGCGAGGAAAGTGCGGTTCGCATCGATTCTTCTATTGCATCCTACTTAGACCAAACTCTTATTCGCCAGCAGGTGAAACAAGTTGCCGAAAACGCGGGTATTCAGGCTGGTGCATTCGTTCATCGCAACCCCTATGTGGTCGGTACCGTAAATGTGAGCTTAAACTGGGAGTCTAGTGCGCTGATTCAAAAAGTAGGAGCCACTGAAGATCTGAAAAAGAGCCTTGAAGATATCTTCAGTATTCCTAGCCCCGTTGGTGGGCAAGTTTCAGGACGTATTCAAGCAATGGACTTAGCTTGCGACCTGCGTTCAGGAAAAGCGCATATCAGTGTCGATATTTCCGGAAGCTATCCAAAGTATTCCTATGAGTTTCGAACGCTTTTCGATCAAACATTGGCTCAGGATAGCTATCAGAACTTAACTTTATGGGAGCAGAGCAATAAGGACGTTCTGGATGATCTGGCTCCTAGCCAAAGGTCTTTGGTCAACGGCGTGGCCTTAGCGAACATTCTACCCGACGATACAACCTTCTCTCTTTTTGAGATAATAACACTGTCGAACTTCTACTTTGATGAGATCGGTTCGCTTAAAGACCTTAGTCTGGAAGACTTTTTAAATGGAGTTCTCATTCAAGATCCCCCTTCTGAAGTCGAGCATATTGCTAATAATCAACTCAATCATCAATAGTCGGAGCGAGCAATGAAAAGATCATTATATCGCAATATCCTTAAATTATTCTTCACTTTACTAGCGCCACTATTCTTCTCACATGGAGCAGCAGCTCAAAACCCATTAGAAGTGTTTTTAGCAGCAGCTGCTCAAAATCGCTGGGAAGTTCCTAGACTCATTAGCTCCGTTGGCAACTCACACGATTGGTTGACTGGTAAAGCTCATCATCATGAGCCTCTAACTAGCACGCCCATTCCAAACTGTAGCGAAGTTCAAAGCAATCACAAAGCTATGAAAGATCTAGTGGCAGAACTTACAAACGTTTTGCAAGAGATGCAAGATCTTCTCAAAGTAATTGATGAAACATCAGATATAGAAGAGCTTTTTAAATTACTCGATGAACTTGATCTACTTCTACTTAGACAACTAGAAATTAGGGATCAGCTGAATGTTGTCTTTCCAGCGAGTTACCAAACAATTGATCGTCTTATGGAAGTATCATGGGATTTGCCCCAGGTAGAGGACTTAGGATTAGATCCAGATCAATGGCAAATAGTCTCTGCCCGGCTAGAGCCGACTCGAATCAGCTTGCCCAGCTGGGAATGGCAGGAGGGAGACATTGAACCGATTCAGGAGATAGATGAATGGCATGAAGGTCCTACCCTAGAAAATGGCGCGATCCGGGTCACTCGTTGGGCTAATCCACTTTATGGCTGCGTCGAAGTAAACGATATTCGAATGAGAGCGACTTTAGAAATCACGTTGCAGAATCGAGAAAATAGAATTCTTAATGTTGAAGCTAAAGGAGTTTTTCTATCCCGAAGAGGAGGGAATGAATTATGAAACGTAGGATTTTGATTCTAACTTTGAGTCTTGGGGCTAGCCTTATTACAGGCATCCAAGCTCAAGCCGACAGTCGGCAGGATGCAAAAGATACTCTTAACGCTACAATAGGTTCTCGAACACAGCTTGATAAGCTGTGGAGATTGGAAGAAACTTACCTCTCTAGTGAATCACGGTTTGTAATCCTCTCAAAAGAAATTACAAAACGGGCTTCATTGAGTCTTGAATCTATTGCTTCGCTTGAAGAGTCCCTGAACAATAATCCGTCTCAGATTAAGGGCTATATTGAGTCAGAGTTAGAGAAAATAGAGGTCAATATTGAAGACCTTATTCAAGTTACACAGGCTTCTCAGAAGCTTTCGGATTCAGCAATGATCTCTTTCAAGGCGATAGTTGATAAAAGTATTGAAGATTCTTTGGTCTTGGAACAGTCCATAGCCTACCTTGCAAAAGATTTTATGAGGCGTATTTCAGATCAAACTATCAAAAATGAGCAGGTTCTTTCTAGCGTAAAGCAAAGCTTTCGCCTTGCTGCCCATAAAGTTAGTCGCTACCTAATTGAGTTGGCTGCCGGAACAAGCCAGGAAAACCTTAAAAGATCACTCTACCAAGTGGAAGCTCATTTATCATACCAAGCACATCTTAGTCCATTGATTCGAGAGATGAGACTATTCGATAGCTTGCTTGACCGGCAAATTTTGTCATTTCTTATTTTCAGGAGTGAGCAAACTCTTACAGAGATGCTTCGGCTTCAAGCTCATTTTGATGATGTCCTAGCTAGTATGGTGCTCCCATCTGCTATGAAGCAGGAGGCTGCGCGAACAATAGAGCAATTAATTTCTCAGGCTCATTCAAAATTAGATAGTTTGCGATCATTGGGACCAAACAAAATTGATCTAGTTTTAAAGGCGAAGCGACGATCTCAAAGGCTCGTTGCAAGAGAATGCCGAACCCCTAGTCAAAAAGTTGATTGCGAACTTTATGACGTTTTGATAGGGATCAATAGCGAGGCTCTCAGGTCTCTTCCTCAAGAGGTGCTAAGGCAGTATGAGTTCGCATGGGACTATCTAAGAGGGCAGGTTCAGATTTGAAGTAAATCTGAATAAAAAGCCGCTGCTTCCTTCGATCATTGGAAGCAGCGGCTCCATAGCTCAACTTGTTTAGTCTAGTAGTGCTTGGTTATCACGATACTTGGCTCGCTTGATATGAAACTGGGTTCTTGATATTCGTAGAGCTTCATAGGCGCTAGAAATTTTTCGATGACGTTTTAATGTCGTTTCAATCATAAATTTCTCAAAGAAACTCATAAACTTAGTGAGAGGGATATCTTGTTGAGACGCTAGGTGCAAATAATCGATGGCTTCATCAAGTTGGCTGTCTTTTTCATCGGGTTTTTTCGTGCCTGGGCAAAGCATTGTCTTGAAAATGGGAAGGTTCTTTGCTTTTATGGGAATACTATCAATCTGAGATTTAATGACAAGGTTGTCGAGTACTTTATACAGCTGGCGGATATTCCCTTGCCAATAGAAACTTTGACATAACTTAACTAGATCGTGAAACTCCTTGTCCGGAATGGATTCTGCGATGTGTGGCACCTTGCTGAAGTACAGGCGAATGAGTGTGGCGAAGTCATCTTGTCGTTTTCTTAAGGGGGGAAGGCTGATGTCGATTCCAGTGAGTCTAGATCTAAGATCTAGGAGAAATCTGCCTTGCTCAACTTCACGATCGAGATCTTTCGTACTAGCAACGATGATCTTAAAGTTAGATCGCTGCTCTTTTACTTCACCAATACGGGTGTAAGAACCATCGTTTAAAACCCGCAAAAGTCGTTGTTGACTTTCGAGTGGTAGGTAATGGATTTCATCGAGGAAGAAAATTCCACCGTCAGCTTCGCCAATAAGGCCTTTGGTGCTTTGATCAGCGCCT
This is a stretch of genomic DNA from Pseudobacteriovorax antillogorgiicola. It encodes these proteins:
- a CDS encoding sigma-54-dependent transcriptional regulator; this translates as MELSYSQPTNLEFGQPHSFTVDQLDQYFSATQKSIEKPSIVLEGILLRHKDLAAIRFSSQSSLPVVIMGETGTGKEEVAKLIHKACLLRDPKTPFVSANCANLDGNLVTSTLFGHRKGSFTGADQSTKGLIGEADGGIFFLDEIHYLPLESQQRLLRVLNDGSYTRIGEVKEQRSNFKIIVASTKDLDREVEQGRFLLDLRSRLTGIDISLPPLRKRQDDFATLIRLYFSKVPHIAESIPDKEFHDLVKLCQSFYWQGNIRQLYKVLDNLVIKSQIDSIPIKAKNLPIFKTMLCPGTKKPDEKDSQLDEAIDYLHLASQQDIPLTKFMSFFEKFMIETTLKRHRKISSAYEALRISRTQFHIKRAKYRDNQALLD